The genome window TCGCCGCGCTCGATCACGGTGGGGCCGACATCCTGATGCAGCTCAGCGTTCGTGTAGCTGTGCAGATGGTAGGCGATATCGCGGGCTTCGGGCGAGTTGGGGGAGTGGCGGTTCATGGGGGTGCCTTTCTGTGTAGTCTTGCGGCACAGAATGCAGAGGCAACGTCGGAAGTCACCCCCCGAAACACCAACTTCCCTCAGGTGAGCGCATTGCAACCAACCCGCTAGCGGACGGGAATGGGTCCGGGAAGGCGAAAGCCCTTCAGCGCTGCGGGTGTCTCATCGGGCAACTCGGCTGTGGCCGGGGCCTCCTGTCCGGGGGTATGGGCAAGGTAGCGCGTGAGCAGGCCGACATAGAACTCGAGGTCGTGCTTTTTGCCTTGAAGCGCCTGCAGCCGCGCCGCCACCCGCGCGCCGGCCTCGCCATCGGACTTGGCCACAGATGCATCGAGACGCAGCATGTCGAGGCAGGGCAGGAGAAGGTCGAGGAGGGCCGTTGCGGCAACATAGTGCAAGGCATTCTCGGCAGCGTGTTCCGTGCGGTGCCGGGGCAGCAGCATTGCCTGAACCGAACCGAAGGCGCGCTGAAAGCGGACCAGAACCTTCTGGATGCCGTCAAACACCGTCTGGGCCGCCACACGAATGCCCACGAGCGACAGGTGCGCGATGGCCACGTGCAACTGGCTATCGGCCAGCAATCCGCGATCATGGGAGGTGGGCAGGTGGGGCATCAACTCGGCCAGAAACTCCGGCGTGAAAGCCTGGGCCAGTGGCTGGGCAACGTTGAAGGTGGTGCGCACCCGGGTGGCATGCAGGTTGAACTCGACCCTCTCGACGAACCACTGGTTGGTTTGAGTGTCCCGAAACACCGAAATGGCAATTTGACTCAAATTTTCGCCGTCTTCCGCACCCAGTCCCATCAACATTTTACAGGCCTCACCACAACCAACTACAGGAGCGGTCGAGTATCGCCGGAAAAAGGTTACTTTGTGGTTAACAGTGGGGTTCGGGGCGCAAGATCCGATAAGTCACTCGATGATCCGGATCGTGCCGAAGACATGGCTGATCTTGCCCTCATCGTTGCGATAGGCCCGCCCGGTGCTCCGGTACGGCGCCAGTTTGCCCTCGCCCTGCTGGATCTCGCCTTCGAACTCGTAGGGATCGCCGTGGGTCATGGCTGCCTCGAGCAGGGCCCGCGCCTTGGTGGCGCTGTCGGGCGACAGGCGCTCCAGTGCGACCTCGATCGTGGGCTGCACGGAAGGGTCGATGCCGAAGATGCTGTAAAACTTGGGGTTCCAGTAGTTGGCACCATTGATGACATCATAGGAAAACACCCCGATGCCCTCGTCCGTGGTGATCTCGTTGTAGTGACGCAGCAGCATGTTCTCGGTCTGGACGCGGGAGAAGTCGCGGATCACGCCGACAACGGCAACCGGCGTGTTCAGGCGGTCGGTAATGACCGTGCCCGAGCTTTCGATCACGATGAGCTTGCCATCGGCCCGGTTCAGGCGGGCCGTGAAATGAAAGCCGCCGCGCTCTTCAAGCGCAGCCTCGAGATGGGCGCTCACCATCGCCCGGTCTTCCGGGTGATAGAAGGACAGAGCCCGCTCAAGGGTGATCGGCTTGTCGGCGGCCGGCTCGCCATGGATCGCATAGGTTTCTTCCGACCAGCTGATCTCGTTCTCGGGCAGTTGCACGTGCCATGTGCCGATCTGCCCGAAGCGGCGCAGGGTGTGGTTGAGCGAGGTCTCGATCGAGTTTTCCAGCAGCGTGACCATCACCACCAGGCCGATCAACTCGTCGGAGGCGCTGACGAGGGGCGCGATCGTCAGCAGATGACGGCTCATGCCGGTGCCGAACTGCCGCGAAAGAAACTTGCGGTTGAGCAGCGCCTGCGAACACAGGTCCACCACCGGGGGGAAACCTTCAGGCAGGTGGCACTGCGAAACGTGCCCCATCGACTGGCCGCGGGTGCGCAGGCGAAACTGCTCTATCGCGCGGCGCGAGGCGTGGCGAATGAGCAGCCCCTGATCGAGCATCATCATGGTCGTGGGCAATCCGTCGACGATGCCGTTCAGCTCCGCGGTCGTGCGCTGAAGCTCGGTGGAGTTGACGATCAGCTCCTCATTGACGGTGATCAGCTCTTCGTTGGTCGATTGCAGCTCCTCGTTGGAGGTTTCCATCTCCTCGTTGGTGCTCTGCAACTCCTCGTTCGAGCTTTGCAGCTCCTCGTTCAGCGATTGCAGCTCCTCGTTGGAGGTCTGGAGCTGCTCCATCGTCACGTTTAGCGCCTCACGGGTGCGGCTCAGCTCGGTCTCGACGTAGGTGAGGTAGTCGGAGCGCTCTTCCTCGCTCGCTTGCGGCGTGGTGCGTAGCTCGGATTCGATGGCCAGCAGCACATAGGGGTCGTCATTTTCGGTGCCCGCAATCGGATAGGCCACGAGGCGGGCATGGTTGAAGTCGCGCCCCTCGACCTGATGCCACTGTCCGGTGCGGGTTTTCATGTTCTTCAGCGCCACGAGCACGAGGGTGGTGCTTTCATTGGCCAGCGGGGCCTTCAGCAGCCGCAGCGTGAACCCCTTGAACACTGCATCCGTGATCTGGCTGTAGGGCGCGAGGTCGCCGTAGACCTTCATCACGGTGCTCTCGCTGTTCACCAGAATCGCGTTGTCGGCAACCGACCGCACCAGACTGTGAAAGTGGCCCCAGTCATTGACGTTGTCGGCGCTGGGCGCCCGCTGCTGGTCCAGCATCCTGCGACTGGCGCGGATGGCATGGGCCGAACCGAAGTTGGCCATGTCGAGGGGCGGGGCGGCGCGCTTGGCATAGATCCGCGCGGCCGGGTCATACTGCACGAAGTGGCTGTCCATCGCCCCGGTTGTCTCCGAGGTGCCCAGAAACAGCAGGCCGTCGGGAGCGAGCGCGTACTGGATGCGGGAAAGGACCCGGTCCTGCAGGTTGCTGTCGAAGTAGATCAGCACGTTTCGGATGCTGACCAGGTCGATCGACATGAACGGCGCGTCCTGAAAGATGTTGTGCCGGGTGAACATCACGCAGTTGCGCAGGCTCTGCTTCACGAACACCCGGTCGCCGCTGATGTCGAAGTACTTGTTGAGCAGGTCGGAAGGGATGTCGTCGGTGGCGCTGCGTGGGTAGGCGCCTTTCCGGCCCACGGCGAGAGCGTGT of Oceanicola sp. 502str15 contains these proteins:
- a CDS encoding chemotaxis protein CheB; this encodes MTNDAAKLPIVVGIAASAGGLEAMSLFLQNLPKGLNCAFVLAQHMSPSHESMLVKLLSRETALEVKEITEPTEPATDTIYIPPPGSDVSFQNGKLEVLAPQGHPATPKPSADRLFKALAAGLGARCIGLVLSGTGSDGSYGVQAIREVGGITLAQEPTSAKYDSMPVYAIRTGCVDLVLTPQQIGKHLAQILSQPRDLEELKKMGEEATKNADLFQILLAHTMVDFRQYKESTINRRVHRRMVAKGISSQAEYIEFCRRSQEEVEALYKDLLISVTRFFRDSAQFSVLSDVLRERIASKPGAKIRIWVAGCATGEEAYSIAALYAEAAGGLEALAKETLQIFATDIDEHALAVGRKGAYPRSATDDIPSDLLNKYFDISGDRVFVKQSLRNCVMFTRHNIFQDAPFMSIDLVSIRNVLIYFDSNLQDRVLSRIQYALAPDGLLFLGTSETTGAMDSHFVQYDPAARIYAKRAAPPLDMANFGSAHAIRASRRMLDQQRAPSADNVNDWGHFHSLVRSVADNAILVNSESTVMKVYGDLAPYSQITDAVFKGFTLRLLKAPLANESTTLVLVALKNMKTRTGQWHQVEGRDFNHARLVAYPIAGTENDDPYVLLAIESELRTTPQASEEERSDYLTYVETELSRTREALNVTMEQLQTSNEELQSLNEELQSSNEELQSTNEEMETSNEELQSTNEELITVNEELIVNSTELQRTTAELNGIVDGLPTTMMMLDQGLLIRHASRRAIEQFRLRTRGQSMGHVSQCHLPEGFPPVVDLCSQALLNRKFLSRQFGTGMSRHLLTIAPLVSASDELIGLVVMVTLLENSIETSLNHTLRRFGQIGTWHVQLPENEISWSEETYAIHGEPAADKPITLERALSFYHPEDRAMVSAHLEAALEERGGFHFTARLNRADGKLIVIESSGTVITDRLNTPVAVVGVIRDFSRVQTENMLLRHYNEITTDEGIGVFSYDVINGANYWNPKFYSIFGIDPSVQPTIEVALERLSPDSATKARALLEAAMTHGDPYEFEGEIQQGEGKLAPYRSTGRAYRNDEGKISHVFGTIRIIE